The Pseudomonas azotoformans genome has a segment encoding these proteins:
- a CDS encoding alpha/beta fold hydrolase, with protein MSRRLLAAACLMLSFSATQAAERWETLPPTPAAVAGAKTGYAAVNGIKVYYTRTGHGSPVVLLHGGLSNSDYWGNQVKALSAKHTVISIDSRGHGRSSRDEKPYGYDLMADDVVAVLDHLKIPRADIVGWSDGAIIGIDLALRHPDRIGKVFAFAANTQTAGVKDGVEKNPTFAAFIERAGKEYAKLSPTPKEYDAFVEQISHMWASQPNWTDAQLQSIKTPILIADGDHDEAIKREHTEYMAATIPGAGLLILPNTSHFAFLQDPALFNAALLGFLDSK; from the coding sequence ATGTCACGTCGCCTGCTGGCAGCTGCCTGCCTGATGCTGTCTTTTTCCGCTACTCAAGCCGCTGAACGCTGGGAAACCCTGCCGCCAACGCCCGCCGCCGTGGCCGGCGCCAAGACCGGCTACGCTGCCGTCAACGGCATCAAGGTCTACTACACCCGCACCGGCCACGGCTCGCCGGTGGTGCTGCTGCACGGCGGCCTGTCCAACTCCGACTATTGGGGCAACCAGGTCAAGGCGCTGTCGGCCAAACACACGGTGATCAGCATCGACAGCCGTGGCCACGGGCGCAGTTCGCGGGATGAAAAACCCTACGGTTACGACCTGATGGCCGACGACGTGGTGGCCGTGCTCGACCACCTGAAAATCCCCCGCGCCGACATCGTCGGCTGGAGCGACGGCGCGATCATCGGCATCGACCTGGCCCTGCGTCATCCGGACCGTATCGGCAAAGTGTTCGCCTTCGCCGCCAACACCCAGACCGCCGGCGTAAAAGACGGTGTGGAGAAAAACCCGACCTTCGCCGCCTTCATCGAACGCGCGGGCAAGGAGTACGCCAAGCTGTCGCCGACGCCAAAAGAGTACGACGCGTTCGTCGAGCAAATCAGCCATATGTGGGCCAGCCAACCGAACTGGACTGACGCGCAACTGCAAAGCATCAAGACGCCGATCCTGATTGCCGACGGCGACCATGACGAAGCGATCAAGCGCGAACACACCGAGTACATGGCCGCAACCATCCCCGGTGCTGGCCTGCTGATCCTGCCGAACACCAGTCACTTTGCCTTCCTGCAAGACCCGGCGTTGTTCAATGCCGCACTGCTGGGCTTCCTCGACAGCAAATAG
- a CDS encoding TetR/AcrR family transcriptional regulator, whose protein sequence is MPNPIPRRRNAAVTREAILLSARKAFAQSGYDGAGVREIAAGAGVTAMLVNRYFGSKEQLFAEVIADTMASPIILTENNLSSENLGRTMATALVSITEAGSTPLEGFQIMLHSASSKRAAIIGREQVEKGHQATMAAALKGAHHEERAALVMALVSGFQVMRQMLELSALAKADPQVLIDLLTPLFQQLVDGQPGPI, encoded by the coding sequence ATGCCCAACCCCATTCCACGCCGGCGCAATGCCGCCGTCACCCGCGAAGCCATTTTGTTGTCCGCACGCAAGGCGTTTGCCCAGTCGGGCTATGACGGTGCCGGGGTGCGCGAAATCGCCGCTGGCGCGGGCGTGACGGCAATGCTGGTCAACCGCTACTTCGGCTCCAAGGAGCAGCTGTTTGCCGAAGTGATCGCCGACACCATGGCCAGTCCGATCATCCTCACCGAGAACAATCTCAGCTCGGAAAACCTCGGCCGCACGATGGCTACCGCACTGGTCAGCATCACCGAAGCCGGCAGCACGCCGCTGGAAGGTTTCCAGATCATGCTGCATTCGGCGTCCAGCAAACGCGCGGCGATCATCGGCCGCGAGCAAGTGGAAAAGGGCCATCAGGCGACCATGGCCGCCGCGCTCAAGGGCGCCCATCACGAAGAGCGCGCAGCGCTGGTGATGGCGCTGGTGTCGGGCTTCCAGGTGATGCGCCAGATGCTGGAACTGTCGGCATTGGCCAAGGCCGATCCGCAGGTGTTGATCGACCTGCTGACGCCGTTGTTCCAACAGTTGGTGGACGGCCAGCCGGGGCCTATTTGA
- a CDS encoding AraC family transcriptional regulator, translating into MSMHNRAHLSRSPRFWRDERLPFIEARTIDDGRKVTYTRHAHEHFSIGAVTTGRSYYHYGVDTFEISAGTVVLMNPGDVHACNPIANEPWSYQMVYLDTPWLTDLQHQLGFSADQGYRPFNTPYTQDPVLYQGLLALYRILVDEQAEHLKKQSALVSYFSEVQQRLNPSHTPLREVNQRLERAAEYIREHCTQALKLEDICGAAELSPSYLIRAFKQYYGLTPHAFLVNQRIHFARTQLRQGELIADVALAAGFADQAHFQRTFKQHFAATPGQYRDRLTPSANNPHWPPATRPLNG; encoded by the coding sequence ATGTCGATGCACAACCGCGCTCATCTTTCACGCTCGCCGCGCTTCTGGCGCGACGAGCGCCTGCCCTTCATCGAGGCACGCACCATCGACGATGGGCGCAAGGTGACCTATACCCGACACGCGCACGAGCACTTTTCCATTGGTGCAGTGACAACCGGCCGCAGCTACTACCACTATGGCGTCGACACCTTTGAGATCAGCGCCGGCACCGTGGTGTTGATGAACCCCGGCGACGTGCACGCGTGCAATCCCATCGCCAATGAGCCGTGGTCCTATCAGATGGTGTACCTCGACACGCCCTGGCTGACGGATTTGCAGCATCAGTTGGGCTTCAGTGCTGACCAGGGCTACCGGCCCTTCAACACGCCTTACACCCAGGACCCGGTGCTGTACCAGGGCCTGCTGGCGTTGTACCGGATATTGGTGGATGAACAGGCCGAGCACCTGAAAAAACAAAGCGCTTTGGTGAGCTACTTCAGCGAAGTACAGCAGCGACTCAACCCCTCCCATACCCCGCTGCGCGAGGTCAACCAAAGGCTGGAGCGGGCCGCCGAGTACATCCGAGAGCACTGCACCCAGGCGCTGAAACTCGAAGATATCTGCGGTGCGGCCGAGCTGTCACCGTCCTACCTGATCCGGGCCTTCAAGCAGTATTACGGCCTCACGCCCCATGCGTTCCTGGTCAACCAGCGCATCCATTTTGCCCGTACGCAATTGCGCCAGGGCGAGTTGATCGCCGATGTAGCCCTGGCCGCAGGCTTCGCCGACCAGGCGCATTTCCAGCGCACCTTCAAACAGCATTTCGCCGCCACGCCGGGGCAGTACCGCGACCGGCTCACGCCATCAGCAAATAACCCACACTGGCCACCAGCAACGCGGCCATTGAACGGTTGA
- a CDS encoding NAD(P)/FAD-dependent oxidoreductase: MMYDVIIVGGSYAGLSAGLQLARARRQVLVIDSGQRRNRFAATSHGFLGQDGQAPEMIAAEGRSQLMEYPTVTWVQDRVVQAKGCSVRTEYNGAFQAKRLILATGVVDELPTIEGLQERWGKHVFHCPYCHGYELDQGRIGVLATSPLAMHHALMLPDWGTTTLFTNGVFTPDAEQQAQLDRRGVSVENAAVRRISGERADLELDDGRVFNLDGIFTMSRTRISPLAEQLGCELADGPTGPYLHTNDMRQTSVPGVFACGDTSLAAGSVALAVAEGVRAGVGVHFSLING; the protein is encoded by the coding sequence ATGATGTACGACGTGATTATCGTGGGTGGCAGCTACGCGGGCCTGTCTGCCGGCCTGCAACTGGCGCGGGCGCGGCGCCAGGTACTGGTGATCGACTCGGGGCAGAGGCGCAATCGCTTTGCGGCCACCTCCCACGGTTTTCTCGGCCAGGACGGCCAGGCGCCGGAGATGATCGCTGCCGAAGGGCGCAGCCAATTGATGGAGTACCCGACGGTCACGTGGGTGCAGGACCGCGTGGTTCAGGCGAAAGGTTGCAGCGTTCGCACCGAATACAACGGTGCGTTCCAGGCCAAGCGCCTGATCCTCGCCACCGGCGTTGTCGACGAGTTGCCCACTATCGAAGGCCTGCAAGAACGTTGGGGCAAGCACGTATTCCACTGCCCGTACTGCCACGGCTATGAGCTGGATCAAGGGCGCATCGGCGTTCTCGCCACCTCACCGCTGGCCATGCACCATGCGCTGATGTTGCCGGACTGGGGCACCACTACGCTGTTCACCAATGGCGTGTTTACCCCGGATGCCGAGCAACAAGCGCAGTTGGATCGACGTGGGGTCAGCGTGGAAAACGCGGCGGTACGGCGTATCAGCGGTGAGCGCGCCGACCTCGAACTGGACGATGGTCGAGTCTTCAACCTCGACGGCATCTTCACGATGTCCCGCACCCGCATCAGCCCCTTGGCCGAGCAGCTGGGTTGCGAATTGGCCGACGGCCCCACTGGCCCTTACCTGCACACCAACGACATGCGCCAGACCTCCGTGCCTGGCGTGTTTGCCTGTGGTGATACGTCGCTGGCCGCCGGTTCCGTCGCGCTGGCCGTGGCCGAAGGCGTGCGCGCCGGGGTGGGCGTGCACTTTTCGTTGATCAATGGTTGA
- a CDS encoding SDR family oxidoreductase gives MDIRGKVVVVTGANRGLGKAFVIALLEGGAAKVYAGARDPSSVNIPGSTPIALDITDQASVQCAAEQCTDVDIVINNAGFLKYGSLLAEDSVENLQQHFDVNTFGTLRVSRAFAPILAKQGGGALINVLSVLSWLSPPGAGGYSASKSAQWGLTNGLRGELREQNTLVIGVHPAYIDTDMVADVQAPKSTPQEVVALTLQALSDEREEVLITDMTHGVKASLSTDSPVYLNH, from the coding sequence ATGGATATTCGTGGAAAAGTGGTAGTGGTTACCGGTGCCAATCGCGGCCTGGGCAAAGCGTTCGTCATTGCCTTGCTCGAAGGCGGCGCGGCCAAGGTCTACGCCGGTGCGCGCGACCCCAGCAGCGTCAACATCCCCGGCAGCACGCCGATTGCCCTGGACATCACCGATCAGGCCAGCGTGCAATGCGCCGCCGAGCAGTGCACGGACGTGGATATCGTGATCAACAACGCGGGGTTCCTGAAGTACGGCTCATTGTTGGCGGAGGACAGCGTCGAGAACCTGCAACAGCACTTCGACGTCAACACCTTCGGCACCCTGCGCGTCAGCCGTGCCTTTGCGCCGATCCTGGCCAAGCAAGGCGGCGGTGCGTTGATCAATGTGCTGTCGGTTCTGAGCTGGCTGAGCCCTCCGGGCGCCGGTGGCTACAGCGCCTCCAAGTCCGCCCAGTGGGGCCTGACCAACGGCCTGCGCGGCGAGTTGCGTGAGCAGAATACCCTGGTGATCGGCGTGCACCCGGCCTACATCGACACCGACATGGTGGCCGACGTGCAAGCCCCGAAAAGTACGCCCCAGGAAGTGGTCGCCCTCACCTTGCAAGCCTTGAGCGACGAGCGTGAAGAAGTGCTGATCACCGACATGACCCACGGGGTCAAAGCCTCGTTGTCCACCGACAGCCCGGTCTACCTCAACCATTGA
- a CDS encoding TonB-dependent siderophore receptor, giving the protein MSQPARFALRPLALATSLFCLGTPTLQAAESPSTQEASRSYRIAAGSLISVLNSFAEQSGIYIAGHNNLAAGKISPGLNGSYTPAAGLQRLLQGSGLQALPQGNNGYVLEQIPANTSALELGATTISGQDLGATTEDTRSYTTGSMASATGLPLSMRETPQSVTVITRQQMDDQGSNSIADTLRRAPGVSVQNYDSERWEFSSRGLPITNFQYDGVNSTYDGVYDYGTTSTDMAVYDHLEIIKGSAGLLSGSGDPSATVNLIRKKPTAAFKASVTQTFGSWDNYRTEGDISGPLTESGNVRGRFVGVYQDRQSYLDHYQNTKDIAYGILEADLTPDTLLTFGIDQQNTRSRGASWTGFPMYFSDGSRTNFSRSFNPAADWSRRDFQNQTLFASVQQKLANDWSLKVSLDRKRSQHDTLLASASGGNPDPVSGENMYMFMGKYKGDQVQNTLDVNLSGPFSLFGREHELIMGFMATRSKQDVPVYGSIYPAVGGSIFDWRGEYAKPDIPRSGQNDIVQRQTGAYLATRLKPTDDLSVILGTRVSNFSGADTTDFYDPTKTDNRTTYHQSGVVTPYAGIVYDLNDTWSVYTSYTQIYRPQTSKDADRKLLDPIEGETYEAGIKAAFYEGRLNASFAAFRIEQDNVAEYVSGFETDSVYRPIAGATTKGFEAELSGEVLDGWNLSAGYTYQHTRDANDGYVYSSVLQTTTPQQVVRLFSAYRLPGALQNVTVGGGVNWQSEFFGNVFQPDPADTVNFGHNSRITQDSYYLVDLMARYRFNEHLSTTLNVKNLFDKKYYTGLGNFGTGFYGEPRSVQLATKWDF; this is encoded by the coding sequence ATGTCGCAACCTGCTCGCTTCGCGCTGCGCCCATTGGCGCTGGCTACCTCGCTGTTTTGCCTTGGCACACCGACGCTGCAAGCCGCCGAGTCGCCCTCGACCCAGGAAGCCAGCCGCAGCTATCGCATTGCCGCCGGCTCCCTGATCAGTGTGCTGAACAGCTTTGCCGAGCAGTCCGGTATTTACATCGCCGGCCACAACAACCTCGCCGCCGGCAAGATCAGCCCCGGCCTGAATGGCAGCTACACCCCGGCAGCCGGGTTGCAGCGCTTGTTGCAGGGCAGCGGTTTGCAGGCCCTGCCCCAAGGCAACAACGGCTATGTGCTGGAACAGATCCCGGCCAATACCAGCGCCCTCGAACTGGGCGCCACGACTATCTCCGGCCAGGACCTCGGCGCCACCACCGAAGACACCCGCTCCTACACCACTGGCTCCATGGCCTCGGCGACCGGCCTGCCACTGTCGATGCGCGAGACCCCGCAATCGGTCACCGTGATCACCCGCCAGCAGATGGATGACCAAGGCTCCAACAGCATCGCCGACACCCTGCGCCGCGCCCCCGGCGTGAGCGTGCAGAACTACGACAGTGAGCGCTGGGAGTTCTCCAGCCGTGGCCTGCCAATCACCAATTTCCAGTACGACGGCGTCAACTCCACCTACGACGGCGTGTATGACTACGGCACCACCAGCACCGACATGGCGGTGTATGACCACCTGGAAATCATCAAGGGTTCGGCTGGCCTGTTGAGCGGTTCCGGCGACCCGTCCGCCACAGTCAACCTGATCCGCAAGAAACCTACGGCAGCGTTCAAGGCCTCGGTGACCCAGACCTTCGGTTCCTGGGACAACTACCGCACCGAAGGCGATATCTCCGGCCCGCTGACCGAATCAGGCAATGTGCGTGGACGGTTTGTCGGTGTGTATCAGGACCGCCAGTCGTACCTGGACCATTACCAGAACACCAAGGACATCGCCTACGGCATCCTTGAGGCGGACCTTACGCCCGACACGCTGTTGACCTTCGGCATCGACCAGCAGAACACCCGCTCACGCGGCGCCAGCTGGACCGGTTTCCCGATGTACTTCAGCGACGGCTCGCGCACGAACTTCTCGCGCTCGTTCAACCCGGCGGCCGACTGGAGCCGTCGCGACTTCCAGAACCAGACGCTCTTCGCTTCGGTGCAGCAAAAGCTGGCAAACGACTGGTCGCTCAAGGTCAGCCTCGACCGCAAGCGCAGCCAGCACGACACCCTGCTCGCCTCCGCCAGCGGCGGCAACCCGGACCCGGTCAGCGGCGAGAACATGTACATGTTCATGGGCAAGTACAAGGGCGATCAGGTGCAGAACACCCTGGACGTCAACCTCAGCGGGCCGTTCAGTCTGTTTGGTCGCGAGCACGAGTTGATCATGGGCTTCATGGCCACCCGTTCGAAGCAGGACGTACCAGTGTATGGCTCGATCTACCCCGCGGTGGGCGGCAGCATCTTCGATTGGCGCGGCGAGTACGCCAAGCCGGATATCCCACGCAGCGGCCAGAACGACATCGTGCAACGCCAGACCGGCGCCTACCTGGCCACGCGCCTGAAACCCACCGATGACCTGTCGGTGATCCTCGGCACCCGCGTCAGCAATTTCAGTGGCGCCGACACCACCGACTTCTACGACCCGACCAAGACCGACAATCGCACCACGTATCATCAGAGCGGCGTGGTCACGCCGTACGCGGGGATTGTCTACGACCTCAACGACACCTGGTCGGTCTACACCAGCTACACGCAAATCTACCGTCCGCAAACCAGCAAGGACGCGGACCGCAAATTGCTCGACCCGATCGAAGGCGAAACCTACGAAGCCGGGATCAAGGCCGCGTTCTACGAGGGCCGCCTGAACGCCAGTTTTGCCGCGTTCCGCATCGAGCAGGACAACGTCGCCGAGTATGTCTCGGGCTTCGAGACCGACTCGGTGTACCGCCCTATTGCCGGCGCCACCACCAAGGGCTTCGAAGCAGAGCTGTCGGGTGAAGTGCTGGACGGCTGGAACCTTTCCGCCGGCTACACCTACCAGCACACCCGCGATGCCAATGATGGCTACGTCTACAGCTCGGTGCTGCAAACCACCACGCCGCAGCAAGTGGTACGCCTGTTCAGCGCCTATCGCCTGCCCGGCGCCCTGCAGAACGTCACCGTGGGCGGCGGCGTGAACTGGCAGAGCGAGTTCTTCGGCAATGTGTTCCAGCCCGATCCGGCCGACACCGTCAACTTCGGCCATAACTCGCGGATCACCCAGGACAGCTACTACCTGGTGGACTTGATGGCGCGCTACCGCTTCAACGAGCACCTGAGCACCACGCTCAACGTGAAGAACCTGTTCGACAAAAAGTACTACACCGGCCTGGGTAACTTCGGTACGGGCTTCTATGGCGAGCCGCGTAGCGTGCAACTGGCGACCAAGTGGGACTTCTGA
- a CDS encoding winged helix-turn-helix transcriptional regulator, with translation MKRKCLEGDCCPVARALDVVGDWWTLLIIRDAFAGVTRFGDFQKHLGVAKNILATRLKDMVEQGLLQTSEVGARSEYQLTDKGRALMPVLVTLAQWGQAFTEPEHVGTQVLDARSLKPLRNVEILAEDGRVLGIDDIVTQAPLA, from the coding sequence ATGAAACGCAAATGCCTGGAAGGCGATTGCTGCCCAGTGGCGCGCGCCCTGGACGTGGTGGGTGACTGGTGGACGCTGTTGATCATCCGCGATGCATTCGCCGGGGTGACTCGCTTCGGAGATTTCCAGAAGCACCTGGGCGTGGCGAAAAACATCCTTGCCACCCGCCTGAAGGACATGGTCGAGCAAGGCTTGCTGCAAACCAGCGAAGTCGGCGCGCGCAGCGAATACCAGCTCACCGACAAGGGCCGCGCATTGATGCCGGTGTTGGTGACACTGGCGCAGTGGGGCCAAGCCTTCACCGAGCCTGAACATGTCGGCACCCAGGTACTCGATGCACGCTCGCTCAAGCCGCTGCGCAATGTCGAGATCCTCGCCGAGGACGGGCGGGTGTTGGGTATTGACGATATTGTCACTCAAGCGCCACTGGCTTGA
- a CDS encoding phospholipase D-like domain-containing protein encodes MSADFESKTTFQGLTFKLYRGEGAALLAFDLAQDLATPDFVGFSIEVRYPGATHWGVLHNRLHFDYPPTPERPRTFPSTEAPFQKFRWIHVPSEILPGFFRYRVTACYMGADGTLSKGVGVEGQVSLEAQIISQFVNIGFTRGFASSQAYGDRFDNETRILPPARSAPSAYLELDMAPFERNYQWLGFEARLLILQVLDQVANDPELTLDALIYESKEPDILRRLEQLGPRLRAIIDDHGDQGAADSCESISAARLSTAGAQIKRLHFSSQQHNKVLIVRRAGKAIRVLGGSTNFALRGLYIQANNVLLFDDETVAGKFAEVFDAYWTSPTTFRKHPLSQQWWVVRDEPGSKVSLCFAPHADSALSLDPIATSIENATSSVLYSIVFLSLINGKVRTALDELMQRALFSYGVAQRTGKLAVRKPDGSVGLLPFAYLASNAPAPFKSEWSGNAGNMVHNKFVVTDFNGANPTVYTGSSNLAGGGEKNNGDHLIRIEDRKIAVVYAIEALRLFDHFHFRVNASQPGALQTLRLAKPPAAGEKAWFDAYYRPGHVKARDRELFVK; translated from the coding sequence TTGAGCGCCGATTTCGAGAGCAAGACCACGTTCCAGGGGTTGACCTTCAAGCTGTACCGAGGAGAGGGCGCCGCACTGCTGGCGTTCGACCTGGCGCAGGACCTGGCCACCCCTGACTTTGTCGGCTTCAGCATCGAAGTGCGCTACCCCGGCGCCACCCATTGGGGCGTGCTGCACAACCGCCTGCACTTCGATTACCCACCCACGCCCGAACGGCCGCGGACTTTTCCGTCCACCGAGGCGCCCTTCCAGAAATTCCGCTGGATCCACGTACCCAGTGAGATCCTGCCAGGCTTTTTCCGCTACCGCGTCACCGCCTGCTACATGGGGGCTGACGGCACGCTGAGCAAGGGTGTCGGGGTGGAAGGGCAGGTGAGCCTCGAAGCGCAGATCATCAGCCAATTCGTCAATATCGGTTTTACCCGAGGCTTTGCGTCCTCCCAGGCCTACGGCGACCGTTTCGACAATGAAACACGTATCCTGCCACCGGCCCGTTCCGCCCCCAGTGCCTACCTGGAGCTGGACATGGCGCCTTTCGAGCGCAACTACCAATGGTTGGGTTTTGAGGCTCGGCTGTTGATTCTGCAGGTGCTGGACCAGGTGGCGAACGACCCGGAGTTGACCCTCGACGCACTGATCTACGAAAGCAAGGAGCCGGACATCCTGCGCCGCCTGGAGCAACTCGGCCCGCGCCTGCGTGCAATCATCGATGACCATGGCGACCAGGGCGCCGCCGACAGCTGCGAGAGCATCAGCGCCGCTCGCTTGAGTACTGCCGGGGCGCAGATCAAGCGCCTGCATTTCTCCAGTCAGCAGCACAACAAAGTGTTGATTGTGCGCCGCGCCGGCAAGGCGATCCGGGTGCTCGGTGGTTCCACCAACTTTGCTTTGCGCGGCTTGTATATCCAGGCCAATAACGTGCTGTTGTTTGACGACGAAACGGTCGCGGGCAAGTTCGCCGAAGTCTTCGACGCTTATTGGACCTCACCCACGACGTTCCGCAAGCACCCGCTCTCGCAACAGTGGTGGGTGGTGCGTGACGAGCCGGGCTCCAAGGTATCGCTGTGTTTTGCGCCGCATGCCGACAGCGCGTTGTCCCTCGACCCCATCGCCACCAGCATCGAAAACGCCACCAGTTCGGTGCTGTATTCCATAGTGTTCCTGAGCCTGATCAACGGCAAAGTGCGCACAGCACTGGACGAGCTGATGCAGCGCGCACTGTTCTCCTACGGCGTGGCCCAGCGCACCGGCAAGCTGGCCGTGCGCAAGCCGGACGGTTCGGTGGGGCTGTTGCCGTTCGCCTACCTGGCGAGCAACGCCCCGGCGCCGTTCAAGTCGGAGTGGTCGGGCAATGCGGGGAACATGGTGCACAACAAGTTTGTGGTCACGGACTTCAATGGCGCCAACCCCACGGTGTACACCGGTTCATCCAACCTGGCCGGCGGTGGAGAGAAGAACAACGGCGACCACCTGATCCGCATCGAAGACCGCAAGATCGCCGTGGTGTATGCCATCGAGGCGTTGCGCCTGTTCGACCATTTCCACTTTCGCGTCAATGCCAGCCAGCCTGGCGCGCTGCAAACCCTGCGTCTGGCCAAACCTCCGGCTGCGGGTGAGAAAGCCTGGTTTGACGCCTACTATCGCCCCGGCCATGTGAAGGCGCGGGACCGCGAACTGTTCGTCAAATAG
- a CDS encoding LysE family translocator has protein sequence MSLIISMAAFALATSITPGPVNVVALSSGARFGFVASQKHVVGAAVGFTLLLVLIGLGLHEVLVRWPILTQLIQWGGVAFLLYMAWKLAVDDGRVDAEGTATAPSMLYGAIMQWLNPKAWLACVAGMGLFVADGDAAQVWLFAALYLVICYLSVACWAYAGTFLRRYLGNPQGVRVFNRSMAALLVASVGYLLMA, from the coding sequence ATGAGCTTGATCATTTCCATGGCCGCCTTCGCGTTGGCCACTTCCATCACGCCGGGACCGGTGAATGTGGTGGCGCTGAGTTCGGGGGCGCGTTTCGGGTTTGTCGCCAGCCAGAAACATGTGGTTGGCGCTGCTGTGGGGTTCACCTTGTTGCTGGTGCTGATTGGCCTGGGCCTGCATGAGGTACTGGTGCGCTGGCCGATCCTGACCCAACTGATCCAGTGGGGTGGAGTGGCCTTCCTGCTGTACATGGCTTGGAAGCTGGCGGTCGACGATGGTCGAGTGGATGCCGAGGGCACTGCCACCGCACCCTCGATGCTGTATGGCGCGATCATGCAATGGCTCAACCCCAAGGCGTGGCTTGCCTGTGTGGCGGGGATGGGGCTGTTCGTCGCGGACGGCGACGCCGCGCAAGTCTGGCTGTTTGCGGCGCTTTACCTGGTGATCTGCTACCTGTCGGTGGCTTGCTGGGCCTATGCGGGAACCTTCCTGCGCCGCTACCTGGGCAATCCCCAGGGCGTGCGGGTGTTCAACCGTTCAATGGCCGCGTTGCTGGTGGCCAGTGTGGGTTATTTGCTGATGGCGTGA
- a CDS encoding NAD-dependent epimerase/dehydratase family protein: MAETVLVTGGTGYIAGWCLAGLLQQGYDVRTSLRSLAKEPALRAALSGQGIDHTRLTCFAADLTRDEGWSAAMAGCDYVLHVASPLGLDAPQHLEDMVAPARDGTLRVLRAATHAGVRRVVMTSAATVATPPLQSPDSLSDESVWFDPNETHVTPYRHAKRQAERAAWDFMHKQTGPTTLTTVLPGAVFGPIMSADTLGSVQVIARLLQGRAKGNPRLGFEVVDVRDLAALHIRAMTASAAAGQRLLGVGQFLWMAEISQILRDHLGDAANKVPSRNIPDWLLRLLARFDPLLRGLTPNLGRQHRHTAEKARVMLGWQPRPSSETLIDCANSLIAHKVV; the protein is encoded by the coding sequence ATGGCGGAAACGGTTCTGGTCACCGGAGGCACGGGCTACATCGCCGGTTGGTGCCTGGCAGGCCTGTTGCAACAGGGTTATGACGTGCGCACCAGCTTGCGCAGCCTGGCCAAGGAACCGGCCCTGCGCGCCGCCTTGAGCGGCCAGGGTATCGATCACACCCGACTCACCTGTTTTGCCGCCGACCTGACTCGCGATGAAGGGTGGAGCGCGGCCATGGCCGGTTGCGACTACGTGCTGCACGTCGCCTCGCCCCTGGGCCTGGATGCGCCACAACACCTGGAGGACATGGTTGCCCCGGCGCGGGACGGGACCTTGCGTGTCCTGCGTGCAGCAACCCACGCGGGTGTTCGCCGGGTGGTCATGACCAGCGCCGCCACCGTCGCCACCCCACCCTTGCAGAGTCCCGACAGCCTCAGCGACGAGTCCGTGTGGTTCGACCCCAATGAAACCCACGTGACCCCGTATCGCCACGCCAAGCGCCAGGCCGAGCGTGCCGCGTGGGACTTCATGCACAAACAGACCGGCCCGACCACACTGACCACCGTGCTCCCCGGTGCGGTGTTCGGCCCGATCATGAGCGCCGACACCCTCGGGTCCGTGCAAGTCATCGCCCGCCTGTTGCAAGGTCGCGCCAAAGGCAACCCGCGCCTGGGCTTCGAAGTGGTGGATGTACGCGATCTCGCCGCCCTGCATATCCGCGCCATGACCGCATCGGCCGCCGCCGGACAGCGGCTGTTGGGGGTTGGGCAGTTCCTGTGGATGGCAGAAATTTCCCAGATACTGCGCGACCACCTGGGCGACGCCGCCAACAAGGTGCCCAGCCGTAACATCCCGGATTGGCTGCTGCGCCTGCTGGCACGTTTCGATCCGCTGCTGCGCGGCCTCACCCCCAACCTTGGCCGCCAACACCGCCACACCGCAGAAAAAGCCCGCGTGATGCTGGGCTGGCAGCCGCGCCCCAGCAGCGAGACGCTGATCGATTGTGCCAATAGCCTGATCGCCCACAAGGTCGTTTAG